The following are encoded in a window of Flavobacteriales bacterium genomic DNA:
- the topA gene encoding type I DNA topoisomerase produces MAKNLVIVESPAKAKTIEGFLGKDFLVKSSIGHIRDLPKKGGMAIDIENGFAPTYEVSADKKKVVDELSKLSKKSEVVWLATDEDREGEAIAWHLQEALKLKAEKTKRIVFNEITKSAITKAVDNPREIDINLVNAQQARRVLDRLVGFELSPVLWKKVKYGLSAGRVQSVAVRLIVEREKEITNFVSESSYKVSAYFLNTDQLVFKADLPERFKSKDEALSFLESCSNSTFTISSLTKKPAKKSPTAPFTTSTLQQEASRKLGFTVGQTMSVAQKLYESGKITYMRTDSMNLSDDAIKSAGGFIESNYGSEYFKSRKFATKSKGAQEAHEAIRPTNLANAKVDGERNHKRLYELIWKRTIASQMADAQLERTTAEITVSNASNHFLAKGEMIKFDGFLKVYMESTDDEDSEEQDGMLPKLNEGEVVFSREINAVERFSKPKPRFTEASLVKRLEELGIGRPSTYASTITTIQNRGYVEKGQSEGVLKPYLSLTLKDNAITEEKKSEKTGSDKSKLKPTDIGTVVTEFLETNFSDVMDYGFTADVEKEFDFIAKGEKVWNEMISQFYDGFVKTVNDVADTSEAAKGERLLGTEPKSGENVYVKIGRFGPMAQIGEASDEKKPRFASLLASQSINTITLEETLELFKLPRTVGEFEGEEVVAAIGRFGPYLRFKGKFVSIKKDDGDEPLTIEIDRAIELILAHRKAEAERIINRFEGEPLVQVLNGRYGPFIQIGEGARKNKMNVKIPKDVEPKSLTREMCLELAEKSKKK; encoded by the coding sequence ATGGCAAAAAATTTAGTGATTGTTGAGTCACCAGCAAAAGCAAAAACAATTGAAGGTTTTTTAGGAAAAGACTTTTTAGTAAAATCAAGTATAGGTCACATCAGGGATTTGCCTAAGAAAGGTGGAATGGCTATTGATATAGAAAATGGATTCGCGCCTACCTATGAAGTTTCTGCTGACAAGAAAAAAGTTGTTGACGAATTAAGTAAACTTTCTAAAAAATCGGAAGTTGTATGGCTCGCAACGGATGAGGACCGTGAAGGAGAGGCCATCGCTTGGCATTTGCAAGAAGCGTTAAAGCTAAAGGCAGAAAAAACCAAGCGTATTGTTTTTAATGAAATTACAAAATCAGCAATAACAAAAGCCGTAGACAACCCAAGAGAGATTGATATAAACTTGGTGAATGCCCAACAAGCTAGGCGAGTTCTTGACCGATTAGTAGGTTTTGAGTTATCGCCTGTTTTATGGAAAAAAGTCAAATATGGCCTTTCTGCTGGACGTGTTCAGTCTGTCGCTGTAAGATTGATTGTTGAGCGTGAAAAAGAAATCACAAATTTTGTAAGTGAATCTAGCTATAAGGTTTCTGCCTATTTTTTGAACACCGATCAACTAGTTTTTAAAGCGGATTTGCCAGAACGTTTTAAATCAAAAGATGAGGCACTTTCATTCTTAGAGTCTTGTTCTAATTCAACCTTTACAATTTCTTCACTGACCAAAAAACCAGCTAAAAAATCTCCAACAGCTCCATTTACTACATCTACCCTTCAGCAAGAGGCATCTAGAAAGTTAGGCTTTACTGTTGGCCAAACGATGAGTGTGGCTCAAAAACTTTACGAATCAGGTAAAATTACTTATATGCGTACAGATAGTATGAATCTTTCTGACGATGCTATTAAGTCTGCGGGTGGTTTTATAGAGTCAAATTATGGAAGCGAATATTTTAAGAGTAGAAAATTCGCCACTAAATCCAAAGGAGCTCAAGAGGCTCACGAAGCGATTAGACCTACTAATTTAGCTAATGCTAAAGTTGATGGTGAGCGTAACCATAAAAGGTTGTATGAACTTATTTGGAAGAGAACAATTGCTTCGCAAATGGCAGACGCCCAATTGGAAAGAACTACTGCTGAAATAACAGTTTCTAATGCCTCTAATCACTTCCTAGCCAAAGGAGAAATGATCAAGTTTGATGGTTTTCTTAAGGTGTATATGGAAAGTACAGACGATGAGGATTCTGAAGAACAAGACGGTATGTTGCCTAAATTAAATGAAGGTGAAGTCGTATTTTCTAGAGAAATAAATGCTGTTGAACGATTTAGTAAGCCTAAGCCTAGATTTACTGAGGCTAGTTTGGTTAAGCGATTAGAAGAACTTGGGATTGGCCGCCCATCTACCTATGCTTCAACAATTACAACAATACAAAACAGAGGCTATGTCGAAAAAGGACAAAGCGAAGGAGTTTTAAAGCCTTATCTAAGTCTTACGCTGAAAGACAATGCTATTACAGAAGAAAAAAAATCTGAAAAAACAGGTTCAGATAAGTCTAAATTGAAGCCTACAGATATTGGAACTGTGGTAACTGAATTTTTAGAAACTAACTTTTCAGATGTTATGGATTATGGTTTTACAGCTGACGTTGAAAAAGAATTTGACTTCATTGCAAAAGGTGAAAAAGTTTGGAACGAAATGATTAGTCAATTTTATGATGGTTTTGTTAAAACGGTCAATGATGTTGCTGACACTTCTGAGGCGGCTAAAGGTGAGCGACTTCTTGGAACCGAACCGAAATCAGGTGAAAATGTTTACGTTAAAATAGGTCGTTTCGGTCCCATGGCTCAGATTGGTGAGGCTAGTGATGAAAAGAAACCTAGATTCGCTTCATTATTAGCATCGCAAAGTATAAACACAATAACATTAGAAGAAACCTTAGAATTGTTTAAATTACCAAGAACTGTTGGAGAGTTTGAGGGTGAAGAAGTAGTGGCGGCTATAGGTCGTTTCGGTCCTTATCTAAGGTTCAAAGGTAAGTTTGTGTCCATAAAAAAAGACGATGGTGACGAACCATTAACTATTGAAATTGATAGGGCAATTGAATTAATTTTGGCTCATAGAAAGGCCGAAGCAGAAAGAATAATAAATCGCTTTGAAGGTGAGCCACTAGTTCAAGTGCTTAATGGAAGGTATGGTCCTTTTATCCAAATTGGTGAGGGTGCTCGTAAAAACAAAATGAACGTTAAAATACCAAAAGATGTAGAACCCAAATCTTTGACTAGAGAAATGTGTCTTGAGTTAGCAGAAAAAAGTAAGAAAAAGTAA
- a CDS encoding formimidoylglutamase: MEFELSFKPLVHRSEDYQNSQLGRNIMAYTQGDFPNLAEADLVIFSVPEFRGTSFNNKADSLDKIRTELYQLFEGQERLRIADLGQLILGEKINDTYQLLTDVLVECEQRNLFALIIGGGQDLTLSQYRSCVHLGKLSNMVSFDSRFDFGEDENALASESYLSEIIKIQPNVLFNFTNIGYQTYFNTQDSVKLINKLYFDAYRLGEIRQNIEEVEPSLRNADFLSLDMGCVRLSDNPSVLKSSPNGFYAEEVCQIMRYAGISGRLKSLGIFNYVNFEDKNLQSEKLIAQMIWCFFEGFFHKMKLFKPTDDDMVKYHVSMREGEYNTCFYKNKKLEKWWMEVPIINSNSSLPFENYFIPCSYNDYQIAVKGDMPERWWKAFQKMNQH; encoded by the coding sequence ATGGAATTTGAGTTAAGCTTTAAACCTTTGGTTCATCGTAGTGAAGACTATCAAAATAGTCAGCTTGGACGTAATATTATGGCTTACACTCAAGGTGACTTTCCAAACCTAGCTGAAGCAGATTTAGTTATTTTTAGTGTTCCAGAATTTCGAGGAACCTCATTCAATAATAAGGCTGATTCTCTAGATAAAATACGAACAGAATTATATCAATTGTTTGAGGGGCAAGAAAGGCTAAGGATAGCCGATTTAGGACAATTGATATTGGGCGAAAAAATTAACGATACTTATCAATTACTTACTGATGTTTTAGTGGAGTGTGAGCAGCGAAATTTATTTGCTCTTATCATTGGTGGTGGACAAGACTTAACCCTTTCACAATACCGTTCTTGTGTGCACTTAGGGAAATTATCCAATATGGTTAGTTTTGATTCACGTTTTGACTTTGGCGAAGATGAAAATGCTTTAGCCTCTGAGTCTTACCTTTCTGAAATCATCAAAATTCAGCCAAATGTTCTTTTTAATTTTACAAATATTGGTTACCAAACCTATTTTAATACTCAAGACTCCGTTAAGCTAATCAATAAACTCTATTTTGATGCTTATAGACTTGGAGAAATTCGACAAAATATTGAAGAAGTAGAGCCTTCATTACGAAATGCAGACTTTCTTAGCTTAGATATGGGTTGTGTACGTCTTTCTGATAATCCTTCAGTGCTTAAAAGTTCTCCTAATGGTTTTTATGCCGAAGAAGTTTGTCAAATAATGCGTTATGCTGGAATAAGTGGTCGTCTAAAATCGTTGGGAATATTCAATTATGTCAATTTTGAGGATAAAAACTTGCAGTCAGAAAAATTAATAGCACAAATGATTTGGTGCTTTTTTGAAGGTTTTTTCCATAAAATGAAGCTTTTTAAACCTACAGATGATGATATGGTCAAATACCATGTTTCTATGAGAGAAGGAGAGTATAATACTTGTTTCTACAAAAATAAAAAGCTGGAAAAATGGTGGATGGAAGTCCCAATAATTAATTCAAATTCCTCATTGCCTTTCGAAAATTATTTTATTCCTTGTTCATACAACGACTATCAGATAGCAGTTAAGGGAGATATGCCTGAAAGGTGGTGGAAAGCATTTCAAAAAATGAATCAACATTAA
- a CDS encoding type IX secretion system membrane protein PorP/SprF, producing the protein MKKYFLLFLLFSFALHSKAQQDPQFSQYIFNNLSFNPGSAGSEEAICATALHRSQWVGFEDAPVSTNFAVQSPLSLLHGGIGLNILTDKIGQNEFLSLNLSYAYQVELSGGKLGIGLSVGVIQDEIDGANIITQNPDPSIPTSVDKASGLDLGMGLFYNSDKLYVGLSSKHMNEPTIATSIDIIDIKRHYYLTAGYIHELNEKLDLKPSLLVKTEGVTTTVDLTSLLEYNKKLWGGVTYRPSSRAVLLLGMHINEDLKFGFSYDVPTTNVSTSGTFEFMLGYCFKIDYNKVVKGFKNPRFL; encoded by the coding sequence ATGAAAAAATATTTTTTGCTTTTCTTGTTGTTTTCTTTCGCTTTGCATTCCAAAGCACAGCAAGATCCTCAGTTTAGTCAATATATTTTTAATAATCTATCTTTCAATCCTGGATCTGCAGGTAGTGAGGAGGCGATTTGCGCGACTGCTTTGCATCGTTCTCAGTGGGTTGGATTTGAAGATGCTCCTGTCTCAACAAATTTTGCAGTTCAAAGCCCATTATCCTTATTACATGGTGGTATAGGACTAAACATCTTGACAGATAAAATTGGACAAAATGAATTTTTATCTCTAAACCTTTCTTATGCATATCAAGTTGAGCTTTCTGGAGGTAAATTGGGTATAGGTCTTTCTGTAGGAGTGATTCAAGATGAGATTGATGGAGCTAACATTATCACACAAAATCCTGATCCATCTATTCCAACTTCTGTTGATAAAGCATCAGGATTGGATTTAGGAATGGGTTTGTTTTATAATTCAGACAAATTATATGTTGGACTATCTTCAAAGCATATGAATGAACCGACTATAGCAACTTCAATAGACATAATTGATATCAAAAGACATTACTATCTAACAGCCGGATACATACATGAGTTAAATGAGAAGCTTGATTTAAAGCCGTCCTTATTAGTTAAAACTGAAGGTGTAACAACTACGGTTGATTTGACTTCATTGCTTGAATACAATAAAAAGCTTTGGGGTGGAGTTACATATAGACCGAGTTCTCGTGCAGTATTATTGTTAGGTATGCACATCAATGAAGATTTAAAATTTGGATTTTCATATGATGTCCCAACTACAAACGTATCCACTTCAGGAACTTTCGAGTTTATGCTGGGATACTGTTTCAAAATAGATTATAACAAAGTAGTAAAAGGATTTAAAAACCCTCGATTCCTATAA
- a CDS encoding SUMF1/EgtB/PvdO family nonheme iron enzyme encodes MKNLFILGLIAIVFASCSTTGNGELIGVQNRPIWNPTDPYGMVFVPQGSFNMGPGDQDVPYAHVTQHKTVSVAAFYIDETEITNNEYRQFVTWVRDSIARIILGENGVEGYELIEEDEYGNFIDPPNIDWNRPIRWEDAEVREVLEDEMYLPEHERFYSRRQFDTRKYNYRYEDVDIVRASSRSNKAKGKEDRSIFVEKPEINIFPDTLVWTSDYTYSYNDPLSRNYFHHPAFDDYPVVGVSWKQAVAFSKWRTHILDNYLNDREEPLHDEFRLPSESEWEYAARGGYDLAPYPWGGPYTTNDAGCFLANFKPRRGNYTADGGLRTVKVASYNPNNFGLYDMAGNVAEWTSNAYDESAFNFAHDMNFDFNYDAEDSDPEILKRKVIRGGSWKDISHFIQVGTRDYEFQDTAKSYIGFRNVISFIGRDKADFR; translated from the coding sequence ATGAAAAATTTATTTATCCTCGGTTTGATTGCAATTGTTTTTGCAAGTTGTTCAACAACTGGTAACGGAGAGTTGATTGGTGTTCAGAATAGACCTATTTGGAACCCAACTGATCCTTATGGAATGGTTTTTGTTCCTCAAGGTAGTTTTAACATGGGTCCTGGTGATCAAGATGTGCCTTATGCGCACGTCACACAGCACAAAACGGTTTCTGTTGCAGCGTTCTACATTGATGAAACTGAAATAACAAATAATGAATATAGACAATTTGTTACTTGGGTGCGTGATTCTATTGCTAGAATAATTCTAGGTGAAAATGGTGTTGAAGGATATGAGTTGATAGAAGAAGACGAATACGGTAATTTTATTGATCCACCAAACATTGATTGGAACAGACCTATTCGTTGGGAGGATGCTGAAGTAAGAGAGGTGCTCGAAGATGAGATGTATCTTCCAGAGCATGAACGTTTCTATTCAAGACGTCAATTTGATACAAGAAAATATAATTATCGCTACGAAGATGTTGATATCGTAAGAGCCTCTTCAAGATCAAATAAAGCAAAGGGTAAAGAAGATAGGTCTATCTTTGTTGAGAAGCCAGAAATTAACATTTTCCCTGATACGTTAGTTTGGACTTCAGATTACACCTATTCCTACAACGATCCTCTTTCTAGGAATTATTTTCATCACCCAGCATTCGATGACTATCCTGTAGTTGGTGTAAGTTGGAAACAAGCTGTGGCCTTTTCTAAATGGAGAACACATATCTTAGATAATTACCTCAATGATAGAGAAGAGCCTTTACATGACGAATTTCGTCTTCCTTCCGAGTCTGAATGGGAGTATGCTGCTAGAGGAGGATATGATTTAGCTCCTTATCCATGGGGCGGTCCTTATACGACCAATGATGCTGGATGTTTCTTAGCTAACTTTAAGCCAAGACGTGGTAATTATACTGCTGATGGTGGATTGAGAACAGTAAAGGTGGCCTCATATAATCCTAATAATTTCGGTTTGTACGATATGGCTGGAAATGTTGCTGAGTGGACAAGTAATGCTTATGACGAATCAGCATTTAATTTTGCTCACGATATGAATTTTGATTTCAATTATGATGCCGAAGATTCAGATCCTGAGATTTTAAAACGTAAAGTAATCAGAGGTGGTTCTTGGAAAGATATTTCTCATTTTATTCAAGTTGGAACAAGAGATTACGAATTTCAAGATACAGCAAAATCCTATATAGGTTTCAGAAATGTAATATCATTTATTGGTAGAGACAAAGCAGATTTTAGATAA
- the gldL gene encoding gliding motility protein GldL yields MALINPNSKKFKNGMAKLYGFGAAIVILGALFKLQHWTGAGAMLTIGLTVEAVIFFFSAFEKPHEEPDWSLVYPELAYMKDPDDKSSSSSAKTPVQELDNMLENANVDQALITRLGDNLRSFNETVEGVNKSMDAVSATGDYSDQMREAARKLAEMNTYYDLQLKTMQNMGNSVGDSEKFQVEISKLGTNLEALNKMYANMLSAMNK; encoded by the coding sequence ATGGCATTAATCAACCCTAATTCAAAGAAATTTAAAAATGGAATGGCAAAGCTCTATGGTTTTGGAGCGGCTATTGTAATCCTTGGTGCATTATTTAAATTACAGCATTGGACTGGTGCTGGCGCTATGTTAACAATAGGTCTTACTGTTGAGGCGGTTATCTTTTTCTTCTCGGCATTTGAAAAGCCACATGAAGAGCCAGATTGGAGTTTAGTATATCCAGAACTTGCCTATATGAAAGATCCAGATGATAAATCATCTTCTTCATCGGCTAAAACACCTGTGCAGGAGTTGGACAATATGTTGGAAAATGCTAATGTTGACCAAGCTCTTATAACCAGATTAGGTGATAATTTAAGAAGCTTTAATGAAACAGTTGAAGGTGTCAATAAGTCTATGGATGCAGTTTCTGCAACAGGTGATTATAGTGATCAAATGCGTGAAGCAGCTAGAAAATTAGCTGAAATGAATACCTATTATGACTTGCAACTTAAAACTATGCAAAATATGGGTAATTCAGTAGGAGACTCAGAAAAGTTTCAGGTTGAAATTTCTAAGTTAGGTACTAATTTAGAGGCTCTCAACAAGATGTATGCAAACATGCTCAGCGCAATGAATAAATAA
- the gldM gene encoding gliding motility protein GldM: MAGNNLSPRQKMIGMMYLVLTAMLALNVSKEVLDAFQKINGGIVKTTQNFNSKNDEVYSAFVSAAETNETKAGPWRDKAFSVKEKADKLNDDIQRLKFDMVMLADKQVTFEGKEPIENITYDDLSAAQKKMLMVDVISKKDRERPGELMINKGNGEILQKALEEYRDYLKELVDEPTIQSSLSTTFTFEDKKEKYGSGMLSWVQQNFQDMPLIAAVTILSKIQTDVRNAESDVIKYLQQEIDAGSLKFTSADAIQIATSNYVFLGDSFKADVFLAAKDTTQNPLIYVGDYEVDEDGKYKMVGNYDSIPVVSGKGKYAVKANSEGYKKWGGLISMKTDAGTKLYPFNGEYQVAKASLVVSPTKMNVFYILASYPLKEDALGNPIDVSVPGVPKDKLSVSCDNGTVKKVGAGWEVFPKTTGKAKISVTAEIDGKKRNMGSLEYRVMRTPKPEPKFLGSKNKKVKKSQLLSSNAKLYAELSNFVFDIKYRITGFSVDVTQRGELVTKFAKGNKVTPEMKSLFESLQVGSVLYFTNITCKGPDGAPKSLPALKLTIN, from the coding sequence ATGGCAGGAAATAATTTATCGCCCAGACAGAAAATGATTGGTATGATGTATTTGGTACTAACAGCAATGTTAGCATTGAATGTATCCAAAGAAGTTCTTGACGCTTTCCAGAAGATAAATGGAGGTATTGTAAAGACTACACAAAACTTCAATAGTAAGAATGACGAAGTATATTCTGCTTTTGTATCAGCTGCCGAAACTAATGAAACTAAAGCTGGTCCGTGGAGAGATAAGGCGTTTAGTGTAAAAGAAAAAGCAGATAAGTTAAACGACGATATTCAACGCTTAAAGTTTGATATGGTGATGCTTGCTGATAAGCAAGTAACTTTTGAAGGAAAAGAGCCAATAGAAAATATAACTTATGATGATTTATCAGCCGCTCAGAAAAAAATGCTGATGGTTGATGTAATTAGCAAAAAGGATAGAGAGCGTCCAGGTGAGTTGATGATTAACAAGGGGAATGGTGAAATTTTACAAAAGGCTCTAGAGGAATATCGTGATTATCTTAAAGAGTTAGTTGATGAGCCAACTATTCAGTCTTCACTTTCAACTACATTTACTTTCGAAGATAAGAAAGAAAAATATGGTTCTGGAATGCTTTCTTGGGTTCAGCAGAACTTTCAAGATATGCCTTTAATTGCAGCAGTAACTATCTTATCTAAGATTCAAACTGATGTCAGAAACGCTGAATCTGATGTAATAAAATATTTACAGCAAGAGATTGATGCAGGTTCTTTAAAGTTTACATCTGCTGATGCTATTCAAATTGCAACTTCAAACTATGTTTTCTTAGGAGATTCTTTCAAAGCTGATGTTTTTCTTGCTGCAAAGGATACAACCCAAAACCCTTTGATTTATGTTGGAGACTACGAAGTCGATGAAGATGGAAAATATAAAATGGTAGGTAATTATGACTCTATACCTGTTGTTTCTGGAAAAGGAAAGTATGCTGTTAAGGCAAATTCCGAAGGATACAAAAAATGGGGTGGTCTAATCTCAATGAAGACTGATGCTGGAACAAAACTTTACCCATTTAATGGTGAATATCAAGTAGCTAAAGCAAGTTTAGTTGTTTCTCCTACTAAGATGAATGTGTTTTATATTCTTGCTAGCTATCCATTGAAAGAAGATGCATTAGGAAACCCAATTGATGTATCTGTACCTGGTGTTCCTAAAGACAAGTTAAGTGTAAGTTGTGATAATGGAACCGTAAAGAAAGTTGGCGCAGGATGGGAAGTTTTCCCTAAAACTACGGGAAAAGCTAAAATTAGCGTCACCGCTGAAATTGACGGCAAAAAAAGAAATATGGGCTCTTTAGAGTACAGAGTAATGAGAACTCCTAAGCCCGAACCAAAGTTTTTAGGATCTAAAAACAAAAAAGTCAAGAAGAGTCAGTTGCTTTCTTCTAATGCTAAGTTATATGCTGAATTAAGCAACTTTGTTTTTGATATTAAATACAGAATTACAGGCTTCTCTGTTGATGTAACTCAGCGTGGAGAATTAGTTACTAAATTTGCTAAGGGAAATAAAGTAACACCTGAAATGAAATCATTGTTTGAATCTCTACAAGTCGGTTCGGTATTATACTTTACTAACATAACTTGTAAAGGTCCCGATGGCGCACCAAAGTCGTTGCCTGCGCTTAAATTAACAATAAATTAA
- the gldN gene encoding gliding motility protein GldN → MKNLILVVSLICITHFSFAQDILDGTPRDGAYDKDIRDGGKERMIQDYQYVREADVMWSTKIERVIDLREKMNQVFYYPLLPINDRQNLIDVLMQAIDEGTITAYGNATNDDEFQSPMSRSEVDLIGVMEGEKMTIEEKFDPDNQEYYLDTTYNIFQRHDVKKYRIKEEWFFDKQRSVMEVRIIGICPVIDRKNQDGVYTGETSLFWVYFPEARKILSKSEVFNHRKNDAARLTYDDIFHKRFFSSRIVKESNKYDRKISEYKEGIDALLEAEKIKEEIFNLEHDLWEY, encoded by the coding sequence ATGAAGAATTTAATTTTAGTTGTATCCTTAATTTGCATTACACATTTTTCGTTTGCACAAGATATTTTAGACGGTACACCCCGTGATGGAGCTTATGATAAAGACATCAGAGATGGCGGTAAGGAAAGAATGATTCAAGATTATCAATACGTTCGAGAGGCTGATGTGATGTGGTCAACAAAAATTGAACGAGTAATCGATTTAAGAGAAAAGATGAATCAAGTGTTCTACTATCCTTTGTTGCCAATAAATGATAGACAAAACTTAATTGACGTCTTGATGCAAGCTATTGATGAAGGAACGATAACTGCATATGGCAATGCAACTAATGATGATGAGTTTCAGTCTCCTATGTCTCGTTCAGAAGTGGACTTGATTGGTGTTATGGAAGGGGAGAAAATGACTATTGAAGAGAAGTTTGATCCAGACAATCAAGAATATTATTTAGATACCACTTATAACATATTTCAAAGGCATGATGTGAAAAAATATAGAATTAAAGAAGAGTGGTTCTTTGATAAGCAACGTTCTGTAATGGAAGTTAGAATTATCGGTATTTGCCCAGTTATTGATAGAAAAAATCAAGATGGTGTTTATACTGGTGAAACTTCATTGTTTTGGGTATATTTCCCTGAAGCTCGAAAAATTCTATCAAAATCTGAGGTATTTAACCATAGGAAGAATGATGCAGCTCGTTTAACTTATGATGATATATTTCATAAAAGATTTTTCAGTAGTAGAATTGTCAAAGAGTCTAATAAATATGATAGAAAAATATCTGAGTATAAAGAAGGTATAGATGCGCTGTTAGAAGCTGAAAAGATTAAAGAAGAAATCTTTAACTTAGAACACGATCTTTGGGAATACTAG
- a CDS encoding nucleotide sugar dehydrogenase yields the protein MNNKIAIIGLGYVGIPLAVEFGKSTPTIGLDIDKSRIDELNSGFDRTLEMSKDNLESSTHLTYTTDINDTSDCNIYIITVPTPINSKNQPDLTPLVKSSQSVGSVLKKDDIVIYESTVYPGVTEDECVPILEEVSGLKFNVDFYCGYSPERINPGDKEKTLTKILKITSGSTPEVADFVDSLYKSIITAGTYKAPSIKVAEAAKVIENTQRDVNIALVNELALIFDTMNIPTDEVLKAAGTKWNFLNFKPGLVGGHCIGVDPYYLTFKAEKMGYKPNLILSSRIINNGMSAYIAKKTIRFLVDNDKNIKGANILILGLTFKENCPDIRNTKVFDIIDELEDYGCCIDIYDPWVDVSELKATHDREIISNPFESKKKYEAILVCVSHHQFIDLKTEDYNSISTGNPIVLDIKGIVNEPIWRL from the coding sequence ATGAATAATAAAATAGCAATTATTGGTTTGGGTTACGTGGGTATACCACTTGCAGTAGAGTTTGGAAAATCAACACCTACAATTGGTCTAGATATAGATAAATCTAGAATTGATGAATTAAACTCGGGTTTTGACAGAACATTGGAAATGTCAAAAGATAACCTTGAATCATCAACACACTTAACGTATACTACTGACATCAATGATACTTCAGACTGTAATATTTATATTATTACAGTACCTACTCCTATTAATAGTAAAAATCAGCCTGACTTAACACCCTTGGTCAAGTCAAGTCAATCAGTTGGTAGTGTGCTAAAGAAAGATGATATAGTTATCTATGAATCTACTGTTTATCCTGGTGTCACTGAAGATGAGTGTGTGCCTATTCTTGAGGAGGTTTCAGGCTTAAAGTTTAATGTCGATTTTTATTGTGGATATAGTCCAGAGCGTATTAATCCTGGCGATAAAGAAAAGACATTAACTAAAATTTTAAAAATCACTAGTGGTTCAACCCCTGAAGTAGCTGATTTTGTAGACTCTTTATATAAATCCATTATCACTGCGGGTACATATAAGGCTCCCTCTATAAAAGTAGCTGAGGCTGCTAAAGTAATTGAAAATACTCAACGTGATGTGAATATTGCTTTAGTTAATGAATTAGCTTTAATATTCGATACAATGAATATACCAACAGATGAAGTTCTTAAAGCTGCTGGTACCAAATGGAACTTTTTAAATTTTAAGCCTGGTTTAGTTGGCGGCCACTGTATCGGTGTTGATCCTTATTATCTCACATTCAAGGCTGAGAAAATGGGATATAAGCCAAACCTTATTCTTTCATCTAGAATAATTAATAATGGTATGTCAGCTTATATTGCAAAAAAAACAATTCGTTTTTTGGTTGATAATGATAAGAATATCAAAGGTGCTAATATTTTAATTTTAGGTTTAACATTCAAAGAGAATTGCCCAGATATTAGAAATACTAAAGTGTTCGATATTATTGATGAATTAGAAGATTATGGGTGTTGTATAGATATTTATGACCCTTGGGTAGATGTTTCTGAGTTAAAAGCAACTCATGATAGAGAAATTATATCAAACCCCTTTGAATCTAAAAAGAAATACGAAGCTATTTTAGTTTGTGTTTCTCATCATCAATTTATTGATTTAAAAACGGAAGATTACAATTCTATTTCAACTGGTAATCCAATTGTTTTGGATATTAAAGGAATCGTTAACGAACCCATTTGGAGACTCTAA